In one window of Corynebacterium incognita DNA:
- a CDS encoding GNAT family N-acetyltransferase yields MFNYFGLAQRKTNSAATGDKHPVHPGWPEATPQVILPPSTTFRRGARLRLRPLMHSDGEAWRATRLIDESWLRPVEPTPHGGWEETHSAPSWRQHFSFIRRAAQEGSVVPFVIDVDGEFAGQVTLGNIQHGGVRECWVGYWVHSMFMGGGVATAACALGVDHAFARVGLHRVTATYMPSNPASGAVLKTNGFREEGYLRRNLHINGRWEDHHLMALNRDDFPTTCVGRLRAAGRAVD; encoded by the coding sequence ATGTTTAACTACTTCGGCCTCGCCCAGCGAAAGACGAATTCCGCGGCCACCGGGGACAAGCATCCGGTTCATCCCGGTTGGCCCGAGGCGACCCCGCAGGTCATCCTCCCGCCTTCCACGACCTTCAGGCGCGGAGCACGGCTGCGGCTCCGACCGCTCATGCACAGCGACGGGGAAGCGTGGCGAGCCACCCGCCTTATCGACGAGTCGTGGCTGCGTCCCGTGGAACCCACGCCTCACGGCGGCTGGGAAGAAACCCACTCTGCGCCATCGTGGCGGCAGCATTTCAGCTTTATTCGTCGCGCGGCCCAGGAGGGGAGCGTGGTTCCCTTCGTCATCGACGTGGACGGCGAGTTCGCTGGCCAGGTCACGCTGGGCAACATTCAGCACGGTGGTGTTCGCGAGTGCTGGGTGGGCTACTGGGTGCACTCGATGTTTATGGGCGGCGGCGTAGCGACGGCCGCGTGTGCCCTCGGCGTAGACCACGCCTTCGCCCGCGTGGGACTACACCGCGTGACCGCAACATATATGCCGTCCAACCCGGCATCCGGTGCCGTGTTGAAGACCAACGGTTTCCGCGAGGAGGGCTACCTGCGGCGCAATTTACATATCAATGGCCGCTGGGAAGACCACCACCTCATGGCGCTGAACCGCGACGACTTCCCGACCACATGCGTGGGCCGGTTGCGCGCGGCCGGCCGAGCTGTGGACTAA
- the glpR gene encoding divisome protein SepX/GlpR, protein MSPGVTIVLIIVVWLFVLAPILLRGQRPIRRSGEAYDETRVLFEGDSGAVPVAPRPKVSAEDIHRHDDAADLELAAAVPVTSGHDGYADVDDDYELITEDGDPAEAARSGHAKTSNGADIVDGELVAEGEEADAADGHAAADADDATVAGAQEAQVSTGEAQDTDGTTTHDEKNQGQRAGGAEFEAMAPRLAPAADAYALDETFTSPVDLMYPGVSDRESDLAGQADGSGVAADAEEPHDAEAQEPEAQDDAARSTAVSAMSESNELTEDEIAFAEKRRGRGGWDPVADQRNSADRYQRRQRTLIGLAVADVLFVALGIILGGWMWAVVAVAAVITVAYLVALRTQVRQEQQLRARRIYQLRRARLGVRNAQDEELAIPRKLRRPGAVVVETDDESVDFHHLPVTYLDAEDDHEEFGIVNRRQLRDELSERRVS, encoded by the coding sequence GTGTCACCAGGCGTAACCATTGTCCTCATCATCGTGGTGTGGCTTTTTGTGCTGGCTCCCATTTTGCTGCGTGGCCAGCGGCCAATTCGTCGCTCTGGCGAGGCTTATGACGAGACCCGCGTGCTGTTTGAAGGCGACTCGGGTGCCGTGCCGGTTGCTCCGCGTCCGAAGGTGAGTGCGGAGGATATTCACCGCCATGATGATGCTGCGGATCTAGAGCTCGCCGCGGCGGTTCCTGTGACCAGCGGTCACGATGGCTACGCCGACGTGGACGACGACTACGAGCTGATCACAGAAGATGGCGATCCTGCTGAGGCAGCCCGCTCCGGTCATGCCAAGACATCCAACGGTGCGGACATCGTTGACGGTGAGCTCGTTGCGGAGGGTGAAGAGGCGGACGCCGCCGATGGGCACGCTGCAGCGGATGCTGATGATGCCACGGTCGCGGGTGCCCAGGAGGCGCAGGTTTCTACTGGGGAAGCTCAGGACACCGACGGCACCACCACCCATGACGAGAAAAACCAGGGGCAGCGCGCTGGTGGCGCGGAGTTCGAAGCGATGGCTCCGCGCCTCGCGCCCGCCGCAGATGCCTACGCTCTGGATGAAACCTTTACTTCACCGGTTGATCTGATGTACCCGGGCGTATCTGATCGCGAGTCCGACCTTGCCGGGCAGGCCGATGGATCTGGTGTTGCTGCCGACGCTGAAGAGCCACACGACGCTGAGGCACAGGAACCCGAGGCTCAGGATGATGCCGCGCGGTCGACTGCAGTCAGTGCGATGTCTGAGTCTAACGAGCTGACCGAGGACGAAATCGCCTTCGCGGAAAAGCGTCGCGGCCGCGGCGGTTGGGACCCAGTGGCGGATCAGCGCAACTCGGCGGACCGCTACCAGCGTCGCCAGCGCACCCTCATCGGGCTGGCGGTAGCCGATGTCTTGTTTGTCGCGCTGGGCATCATCCTGGGCGGCTGGATGTGGGCGGTCGTCGCTGTGGCCGCCGTTATCACCGTGGCTTACCTTGTGGCGTTGCGCACCCAGGTGCGCCAGGAGCAGCAGCTGCGTGCCCGCCGCATTTACCAGTTGCGCCGTGCCCGCCTGGGCGTCCGCAATGCGCAGGACGAAGAGCTGGCTATTCCGCGCAAGCTGCGACGCCCAGGCGCTGTGGTTGTGGAGACCGACGACGAATCGGTAGATTTCCACCACCTCCCGGTGACCTACCTCGATGCTGAGGACGACCACGAAGAATTCGGCATCGTCAATCGCCGCCAGCTGCGCGACGAGCTTTCCGAGCGGCGCGTGAGCTAG
- a CDS encoding DNA-3-methyladenine glycosylase I, which translates to MTNATNTPNYSYDSYPEFPEYQENIMSFAAPGSEDPTTGLIVGPDGHLRPPWAAQSPDLQEYYDSEWGVPVHGEAAMFERLCLEGFQAGLSWRLILKRRPLLREAFAGFDPDVIAEWDEAEVERLLAAPGMIRNRRKIAAVLNNARATVALRDDAQDRGPLDTLIWSYQPDFAPEINHVADIPSTSPEAAALSKELKALGFKFVGPTTMFALFEATGIVDTHVPGAFRAPHFARPE; encoded by the coding sequence ATGACTAACGCAACGAACACCCCCAACTACAGCTACGATAGCTACCCAGAATTCCCGGAATACCAGGAGAACATCATGTCTTTCGCCGCCCCCGGAAGTGAGGACCCCACCACGGGGCTCATCGTTGGTCCAGACGGGCATCTGCGCCCGCCGTGGGCAGCTCAATCACCGGATTTGCAGGAGTACTACGACTCGGAATGGGGCGTGCCCGTTCACGGCGAGGCCGCCATGTTTGAGCGCTTGTGCCTTGAGGGCTTTCAAGCGGGGCTGTCGTGGCGCCTGATTTTGAAACGCCGACCACTTTTGAGGGAAGCCTTCGCGGGCTTTGACCCCGACGTCATCGCTGAATGGGACGAGGCAGAAGTGGAACGCCTGCTCGCGGCTCCGGGAATGATCCGGAATCGGCGAAAGATAGCAGCCGTACTCAACAATGCGCGGGCCACGGTGGCATTACGCGACGATGCGCAGGATCGCGGCCCGCTGGACACACTCATCTGGTCCTACCAACCAGACTTCGCTCCAGAGATTAATCACGTCGCGGATATCCCGTCGACGTCGCCGGAGGCCGCTGCCTTGTCGAAGGAACTCAAGGCGCTGGGATTCAAGTTCGTAGGCCCCACCACGATGTTTGCACTTTTTGAGGCGACGGGAATCGTGGACACCCACGTGCCGGGAGCCTTCCGCGCCCCGCACTTCGCGCGGCCGGAATAG
- a CDS encoding methylated-DNA--[protein]-cysteine S-methyltransferase, with translation MTLGVNEIVVHATITTPVGLLDVAATERGISHVRFVVTGSGEPEDAGERHAPSSAEEQAARAHLAHGVRELGAYFDGELKDFSVPLDYNFPSSFRGRAQAALTRIPYGATCTYKDLAAAAESPKAVRAAGGACAHNPLPIFIPCHRVLPSTGGYGFYIGGPEAKRWLVEWEKNHPSPHSSGGEPQLSFRQSNQP, from the coding sequence TTGACTCTTGGCGTCAATGAGATTGTGGTACATGCGACCATCACTACCCCGGTGGGGCTTCTCGACGTCGCGGCCACCGAGCGTGGCATCAGCCACGTGCGCTTCGTGGTCACGGGGTCCGGAGAGCCTGAAGATGCCGGCGAAAGGCACGCACCATCTTCCGCTGAAGAGCAGGCAGCGCGAGCTCACTTAGCCCACGGCGTCCGAGAGCTCGGAGCCTACTTCGATGGCGAGCTCAAAGATTTCTCCGTACCGCTGGACTATAACTTTCCTTCTTCCTTTCGCGGCCGCGCGCAGGCCGCGTTGACCCGTATCCCCTACGGCGCAACGTGCACGTACAAGGATCTCGCGGCGGCAGCGGAGAGCCCCAAAGCGGTGCGCGCCGCAGGTGGGGCATGCGCGCATAACCCGCTACCCATTTTTATCCCCTGCCACCGCGTGCTCCCCTCCACCGGCGGTTACGGCTTCTATATCGGCGGCCCGGAAGCGAAACGTTGGCTCGTAGAGTGGGAAAAGAATCATCCCTCGCCACATTCTTCAGGCGGGGAACCGCAGCTATCGTTCAGGCAGTCTAACCAGCCATGA
- a CDS encoding DoxX family protein yields MDRPAVRDAALLLLRICLGVVFIAHGVDKMFLTGITDTARQFGAWGVPQPQLSAYIAAIGEMLGGAMLAVGLLTTLIAGLLALLAVMALYFVHLSQGFFVAQGGLEYTMVLAVALLMIVVFGAGRASLDEVLARVEP; encoded by the coding sequence ATGGATAGACCCGCCGTTCGTGATGCCGCCTTATTGCTGCTGCGTATCTGTCTCGGCGTTGTGTTTATCGCGCACGGGGTGGACAAGATGTTCCTCACCGGAATCACTGATACCGCGCGCCAGTTCGGGGCGTGGGGCGTGCCGCAGCCGCAGCTGTCAGCGTATATTGCCGCGATTGGCGAGATGCTCGGCGGTGCGATGTTGGCAGTCGGGTTACTCACGACCCTTATCGCCGGTCTGTTGGCGTTGCTCGCCGTAATGGCGCTGTACTTTGTGCACCTGTCTCAAGGGTTCTTCGTTGCTCAGGGCGGGTTGGAATACACCATGGTCCTCGCGGTGGCGCTGCTCATGATCGTGGTCTTTGGAGCTGGCCGTGCCAGCCTAGATGAGGTGTTGGCCCGTGTTGAGCCATGA
- a CDS encoding zf-HC2 domain-containing protein, translating to MLSHEQVQTALSARVDGEKTGMPDDAVDAHVAECAQCAAFQEQLVALSGVALFPESSGDGMAPPENLSDVILAGVEPQWRRAASARARGIAVSRVGLVLLALLFLAWAVALLVDSSAVPQFVDTDGAGEKVLSPDARPEQAAALVEAAAVRLGLAAGLGFVAYRPPAAVSLLAVMGTMFVFSLGFAVRDIALGQAAAAQLYFLGATGVSAVALVAMWAAERGFSIPGAWRALGS from the coding sequence GTGTTGAGCCATGAGCAGGTGCAGACCGCGCTGTCGGCACGCGTTGACGGCGAGAAAACCGGAATGCCCGATGACGCCGTAGACGCCCACGTCGCCGAATGCGCGCAGTGCGCCGCTTTCCAAGAACAGTTGGTGGCGTTGAGCGGAGTCGCACTGTTTCCCGAATCCAGCGGAGACGGAATGGCGCCGCCGGAGAATCTCTCGGACGTCATTCTGGCGGGTGTCGAGCCCCAGTGGCGGCGGGCCGCGAGTGCCCGTGCCCGCGGCATCGCGGTTTCGCGGGTAGGCCTCGTGCTTCTGGCGTTGCTGTTTTTAGCCTGGGCAGTGGCGCTGCTGGTGGATTCCTCGGCTGTACCGCAATTCGTGGACACCGATGGTGCGGGGGAAAAGGTTCTCAGCCCTGACGCACGCCCCGAGCAGGCCGCTGCGCTCGTGGAGGCTGCCGCGGTGCGGTTGGGTTTGGCGGCTGGTCTGGGTTTCGTGGCGTATCGCCCTCCTGCCGCGGTGAGCCTCCTGGCAGTGATGGGGACGATGTTCGTCTTCAGCCTTGGCTTCGCGGTGCGTGACATCGCGTTGGGACAAGCTGCTGCGGCTCAGCTGTACTTCCTGGGGGCCACCGGTGTGAGTGCCGTGGCGCTCGTCGCGATGTGGGCCGCCGAGCGCGGGTTCAGCATCCCCGGTGCTTGGCGGGCTCTCGGCTCCTAA
- a CDS encoding dolichyl-phosphate-mannose--protein mannosyltransferase, whose translation MRVTALTTKFHSPSGRRASRHSTQQRPVPPRPLTVPWSRADTVSTVVIAVLALITRYAGLTLPVSKGTPIFDEKHYVPQAWDMVRSWDNLFIGGIESNPGYGLVVHPPLGKQILALSEAMFGYTPLGWRFLTAAFGVGVVLLVMNMARTISQSWQVATFAGLIAVFDGVLLVSSKFGLLDIFQVFFIVGAAWALVNDHGQMRARIHEAFHSGNMGTSEFGPRFGFRWWRFTAGVFLGLALAVKWTGLYYIAFFGLMSVFGDLALRRRYGVKRYITGTLLRDTPAALASLVVVPIALYVWSWRAWFASETSVYRHAKTDGTIADGSWLQLLPEAVAGWFHYHWSVLQFHTELTTSGGHSHPWDSKPWAWLVSARPILYYSSTGLECGEGGAATCRRMLYLFGTPAVWWLIVPAIVWALWCLFIRKDRRFLVPVVGFAAGFLPWLANFDRQMYFFYATALIPFVIVIYALALGRLVGHGPVVKNKAVTALARRPITWGTFAAIAYLALVIAMFCYFSPILYGYTVSDAWYKSLMWLPSWS comes from the coding sequence ATGCGCGTGACTGCCTTAACCACAAAGTTTCACTCGCCCTCGGGCCGCCGCGCCTCCCGACACTCGACTCAACAGCGCCCCGTCCCGCCGCGGCCGCTGACGGTCCCGTGGTCGCGCGCCGACACCGTCTCTACCGTGGTCATCGCGGTATTGGCCCTGATCACCCGCTACGCTGGGCTCACCTTACCGGTGTCCAAGGGCACCCCCATCTTCGATGAGAAGCACTACGTACCCCAGGCCTGGGACATGGTGCGTAGCTGGGACAACCTCTTCATCGGCGGCATCGAATCCAACCCCGGTTACGGGCTGGTGGTGCACCCGCCTTTAGGTAAACAGATCCTCGCACTGTCTGAGGCAATGTTCGGCTATACGCCGCTAGGTTGGCGCTTCCTCACCGCCGCCTTCGGCGTGGGTGTTGTCCTCCTAGTAATGAACATGGCGCGCACCATTTCGCAATCCTGGCAGGTAGCCACTTTCGCCGGGCTCATCGCAGTATTTGACGGTGTGCTGCTGGTCTCTTCGAAATTCGGACTGCTCGATATCTTCCAGGTCTTCTTCATTGTTGGCGCTGCCTGGGCCTTGGTTAATGACCACGGCCAGATGCGCGCGCGTATTCATGAGGCATTCCACTCCGGCAACATGGGCACCTCCGAGTTTGGGCCGCGTTTTGGTTTCCGGTGGTGGCGTTTTACCGCCGGTGTCTTTCTTGGTTTGGCACTCGCTGTGAAGTGGACGGGCCTGTACTACATCGCGTTCTTCGGCCTGATGTCAGTGTTCGGGGATTTGGCTTTGCGACGTCGCTACGGTGTCAAGCGCTACATCACCGGCACCCTCCTGCGCGACACCCCGGCCGCCCTGGCCTCACTAGTCGTGGTTCCCATCGCCCTGTACGTATGGTCCTGGCGCGCCTGGTTCGCTTCAGAGACCTCCGTGTACCGCCACGCTAAAACCGACGGCACCATCGCCGACGGCTCCTGGTTGCAGCTTCTGCCGGAAGCGGTGGCCGGATGGTTCCACTATCACTGGTCGGTCCTTCAGTTCCACACTGAGCTCACGACCTCCGGCGGGCACTCCCACCCCTGGGATTCCAAGCCGTGGGCGTGGTTGGTCAGTGCCCGCCCGATCCTCTACTACTCCTCCACCGGGCTGGAGTGCGGCGAAGGGGGCGCGGCGACGTGCCGTCGGATGCTCTATCTCTTCGGCACCCCGGCGGTGTGGTGGCTCATCGTCCCGGCCATCGTCTGGGCACTGTGGTGCCTGTTCATCCGCAAGGATCGTCGCTTCCTCGTGCCGGTGGTGGGCTTCGCCGCGGGCTTCCTGCCATGGCTGGCAAATTTCGACCGCCAGATGTATTTCTTCTACGCCACGGCGCTCATTCCATTCGTCATCGTGATTTACGCACTGGCATTAGGGCGACTCGTCGGTCACGGGCCCGTGGTCAAGAACAAGGCTGTCACGGCGTTAGCGCGACGCCCCATTACTTGGGGAACGTTTGCTGCCATCGCTTACCTGGCGCTGGTTATCGCCATGTTCTGCTATTTCTCCCCTATTTTGTACGGCTATACCGTCAGCGATGCCTGGTACAAGTCGCTCATGTGGCTGCCCAGCTGGTCTTAA
- the rsmI gene encoding 16S rRNA (cytidine(1402)-2'-O)-methyltransferase — protein sequence MAATPLGNIGDASARLVHALATADVIAAEDTRRMKALASALGVEVTAKVVSNFDHNEQARVEGLLDAARRGTVLVVTDAGMPVVSDPGHVVVVAALEQGVPVTCLPGPSAVTTALALSGLGVGHFIFDGFAPRKPGQKKAWLESLRQESRAVVFFESPHRIADTLAVAAELLGPTRRGAVCRELTKTYEEIKRGSLQELAEWAEEGNARGEISVVLDGAAAVDGAMSAADLIPRVNELVEGGMKLKPACKEAAKGTTVSVRELYDAVVAARA from the coding sequence ATGGCAGCGACGCCACTGGGAAATATCGGTGATGCCAGCGCCCGACTCGTGCATGCCCTGGCCACAGCCGACGTTATCGCCGCGGAGGACACGCGCCGCATGAAGGCCTTGGCAAGCGCCTTAGGGGTAGAAGTGACCGCCAAGGTCGTCTCCAATTTCGACCACAACGAGCAGGCACGTGTAGAGGGGCTGCTCGATGCCGCGCGTCGCGGAACAGTACTGGTGGTGACTGACGCCGGAATGCCGGTGGTCTCCGATCCCGGACACGTCGTGGTGGTCGCGGCGCTCGAGCAGGGGGTTCCCGTGACCTGTTTGCCGGGGCCTTCCGCGGTGACGACCGCGCTGGCGCTGTCGGGGCTGGGCGTTGGGCACTTCATTTTTGATGGTTTCGCACCGCGCAAACCTGGACAGAAGAAGGCCTGGCTGGAATCACTACGCCAGGAATCCCGAGCTGTGGTGTTCTTTGAATCACCGCACCGCATCGCCGACACCCTTGCCGTCGCCGCGGAGTTACTGGGCCCCACACGCCGGGGTGCGGTCTGCCGAGAGTTGACCAAGACCTATGAGGAAATAAAGCGCGGTAGCCTCCAGGAGCTTGCTGAGTGGGCGGAGGAGGGCAACGCGCGTGGCGAGATCAGCGTGGTGTTGGATGGCGCTGCGGCTGTCGACGGTGCGATGAGTGCCGCAGATTTGATTCCGCGCGTGAACGAGCTTGTGGAAGGCGGGATGAAGCTCAAACCGGCCTGTAAGGAGGCGGCGAAGGGGACCACGGTCTCGGTGCGCGAGCTTTACGACGCCGTGGTGGCGGCCCGGGCCTAG
- a CDS encoding BCCT family transporter, with amino-acid sequence MDQSEVENSKSRAPHSDGSSEEVVANQGAQDDTQQVLATEELEQQSATEQLAYILDSDVEIDPNKLHVSEEVDLIADSRNLKIDWGIVIPTAILIAGIVAWGLGASESFATFSEDALGFVVNNVGWAFVLFGTVFVAFVLAIAVSRFGTIKLGAMDEEPEFKTTSWIAMMFAAGMGIGLMFYGASEPLTFYRNGVPGHEPNEVSAAMASAMFHWTLHPWAVYAIVGLAIAYSTFRIGRKQLLSSAFVPLIGKEAADGWVGKIIDILAIFATVFGTACSLGLGALQISSGLKASGLVEDTSDMLLVGIVSVLTLAFVLSAMSGVGKGIQYISNANMVLAAILAIFVFVLGPTINILNLIPGSVGAYLDQFTEMIGRTAEYANGTAGEWLGSWTIFYWAWWISWSPFVGMFLARISRGRSIREFCVGVMLIPAGVSTVWFAIFGGTAIHFEQTGQSIWGDGSAESQLFNLLHTLPGGFVAGIVAMILLGTFFITSADSASTVMGSMSQNGSVNAKPWLSASWGVLTALVGITLLLANEDALSNLQNVTIVAASPFLIILVALMFAIVKDLRNDVIYQDIREQQIFGRKLARERRLIREERMRQIRTNKAQRAQREYRESLKDAKKAAKKAK; translated from the coding sequence ATGGATCAGTCAGAAGTAGAGAATTCGAAGAGTAGAGCACCGCACAGTGACGGCAGTAGTGAAGAAGTAGTAGCGAACCAAGGTGCACAGGACGACACGCAGCAAGTTTTGGCGACGGAAGAATTAGAACAGCAGTCCGCGACGGAACAGCTGGCGTACATCCTGGATAGCGACGTGGAGATTGATCCCAACAAGCTCCACGTTTCGGAGGAAGTGGATCTCATCGCGGATTCGCGAAATCTGAAAATCGACTGGGGCATCGTTATCCCTACCGCGATCCTCATCGCCGGCATCGTGGCGTGGGGCTTGGGGGCGTCGGAAAGCTTTGCTACCTTCTCTGAAGATGCGCTGGGCTTTGTCGTCAACAACGTCGGGTGGGCCTTCGTCCTGTTTGGCACGGTATTCGTCGCCTTCGTACTCGCCATCGCGGTCTCGCGGTTTGGCACCATCAAATTAGGCGCCATGGACGAGGAACCCGAGTTCAAAACCACGTCCTGGATCGCCATGATGTTCGCCGCTGGTATGGGCATCGGCCTAATGTTCTACGGTGCCTCGGAGCCATTGACGTTCTACCGAAATGGTGTGCCCGGGCATGAGCCCAATGAAGTTTCCGCCGCGATGGCATCCGCAATGTTCCACTGGACGCTGCACCCGTGGGCGGTTTATGCCATCGTGGGCCTGGCCATCGCGTACTCCACCTTCCGCATCGGCCGTAAGCAGCTGTTGTCCTCGGCCTTCGTGCCATTGATCGGTAAGGAGGCCGCCGACGGCTGGGTCGGCAAGATCATTGACATCCTCGCGATTTTCGCCACCGTCTTCGGTACCGCTTGCTCCCTGGGCTTGGGTGCGCTGCAGATCAGCTCCGGTCTGAAAGCATCTGGGCTCGTGGAAGACACCAGCGACATGCTCTTGGTGGGCATCGTGTCCGTCCTGACCCTGGCGTTTGTGCTGTCCGCCATGTCCGGCGTGGGCAAGGGTATTCAGTACATCTCTAACGCGAACATGGTGTTGGCTGCGATCCTGGCCATCTTCGTGTTCGTCCTGGGCCCGACGATCAACATCCTGAACCTCATTCCGGGTTCGGTGGGCGCCTACCTGGACCAGTTCACTGAGATGATCGGCCGTACCGCCGAATATGCCAACGGCACCGCCGGTGAGTGGCTGGGTTCCTGGACTATCTTCTACTGGGCATGGTGGATCTCCTGGTCGCCGTTCGTCGGTATGTTCCTGGCGCGTATTTCCCGTGGCCGCTCCATCCGTGAGTTCTGTGTTGGCGTCATGCTCATCCCGGCCGGTGTGTCAACCGTATGGTTTGCCATCTTTGGCGGCACCGCTATTCACTTCGAGCAGACCGGTCAGTCGATCTGGGGCGATGGCAGCGCTGAAAGTCAGTTGTTCAACCTGTTGCACACGCTGCCTGGTGGCTTCGTCGCGGGTATTGTTGCGATGATTCTCCTGGGCACGTTCTTCATCACCTCTGCGGACTCTGCGTCCACAGTGATGGGGTCAATGTCGCAGAACGGCAGTGTCAATGCAAAGCCTTGGCTGTCTGCATCGTGGGGAGTTCTCACGGCGCTGGTGGGCATTACCTTGCTGCTGGCTAACGAGGATGCGCTGTCTAACCTGCAGAACGTCACTATCGTTGCAGCGTCGCCGTTCCTGATCATTCTGGTTGCCTTGATGTTCGCCATCGTCAAGGACCTACGCAACGATGTCATCTACCAGGACATCCGCGAGCAGCAGATCTTCGGTCGCAAGCTGGCCCGCGAGCGCCGCCTCATCCGCGAGGAGCGCATGCGCCAGATCCGCACCAATAAGGCACAGCGTGCGCAGCGTGAGTACCGCGAGTCTTTGAAGGATGCTAAGAAGGCCGCCAAGAAGGCCAAATAG
- the metG gene encoding methionine--tRNA ligase translates to MTLPVLVAVAWPYANGPRHIGHVAGFGVPSDVFARFQRMRGRDVLMISGTDEHGTPLLVQAEKEGVTVKELADRYNRQIVEDLAGLGLSYDLFTRTTTRNHYAVVQELFKGLYDNGYMIKETTKGAVSPSTGRTLPDRYIEGTCPICGAGGARGDQCDNCGNQLDPIDLIDPVSKVNGETPEFRETEHFLLDLPALAGALEEWLKERQDWRPNVLKFSLNLLEDLRPRAMSRDIDWGVPIPVEGWETNGAKKLYVWFDAVVGYLSSSIEWAYRTGEPEAWKKWWTNPEALSYYFMGKDNITFHSQIWPGELLGYAGKGAQGGEAGSLGELNLPTEVVSSEFLTMSGSKFSSSKGVVIYVKDFLKDFGPDALRYFIAVAGPENTDSDFTWDEFVRRINNELANGWGNLVNRTVSMAHKNFKEVPQPGELQESDKKILDLAARTIDDVAEHLEHSKFKAGITAIMHVVGEANAYIAEQEPWKLAKDDDQRERLATVLWTALQVVSDCNMMLTPYLPHTAQKVHETLGRDGEWAASPRIEEVVDDAPVEVVGVGVPEEGQTYPVITGDYTQQQAVWKRIDAVPGTPLSKPKPLVSKLDPELAETGPEWAPVQGNEA, encoded by the coding sequence ATGACTTTGCCAGTACTTGTTGCCGTCGCATGGCCTTACGCAAACGGACCCCGCCACATTGGACATGTGGCGGGTTTCGGTGTTCCTTCGGACGTTTTCGCCCGTTTCCAGCGAATGCGGGGGCGCGACGTACTGATGATTTCCGGCACGGACGAGCACGGCACCCCGTTGCTCGTGCAGGCTGAGAAAGAAGGCGTGACCGTCAAGGAGCTGGCGGACCGCTACAACCGGCAGATCGTGGAAGATCTGGCAGGCCTTGGCCTGTCTTATGACCTGTTTACCCGCACCACCACGCGTAATCACTACGCCGTGGTGCAGGAGCTGTTCAAGGGGCTGTACGACAACGGCTACATGATTAAGGAGACCACGAAGGGCGCCGTGTCGCCGTCGACGGGCCGTACCTTGCCGGATCGCTATATCGAGGGCACCTGCCCCATCTGTGGTGCTGGCGGTGCCCGCGGTGATCAGTGTGATAACTGCGGCAACCAGTTGGACCCGATCGACCTCATCGATCCAGTGTCCAAGGTTAACGGCGAGACCCCGGAATTCCGGGAAACCGAGCACTTCCTGCTGGATCTCCCCGCCTTGGCCGGTGCGCTGGAGGAGTGGCTCAAGGAGCGCCAGGATTGGCGTCCTAACGTCTTGAAGTTCTCCCTCAACCTCCTTGAGGATCTCCGCCCGCGCGCCATGAGCCGCGACATAGACTGGGGCGTACCCATCCCCGTCGAGGGCTGGGAGACCAACGGCGCCAAGAAGCTCTACGTGTGGTTCGACGCCGTGGTGGGCTACCTGTCTTCCTCCATCGAGTGGGCCTACCGTACCGGCGAGCCCGAGGCGTGGAAGAAGTGGTGGACCAACCCGGAGGCGCTGAGCTACTACTTCATGGGGAAGGACAACATCACCTTCCACTCCCAGATTTGGCCGGGCGAGCTTTTAGGCTACGCAGGCAAGGGCGCACAGGGCGGCGAGGCAGGTTCCTTAGGCGAGCTCAACCTGCCCACCGAGGTGGTCTCCTCTGAGTTCCTCACCATGTCCGGCTCCAAGTTCTCCTCATCGAAGGGCGTGGTCATCTACGTCAAGGACTTCCTCAAGGACTTCGGTCCGGATGCCCTGCGCTACTTCATCGCCGTCGCGGGACCGGAGAACACCGACTCCGACTTTACGTGGGACGAGTTCGTGCGCCGCATCAACAACGAGCTGGCCAACGGCTGGGGCAATCTGGTCAATCGCACGGTGTCCATGGCACACAAGAACTTCAAGGAAGTGCCACAACCGGGTGAGCTGCAGGAGTCGGACAAGAAGATCCTGGATCTGGCTGCCCGCACCATCGACGATGTGGCTGAGCACCTGGAGCATTCCAAGTTCAAGGCCGGTATTACCGCCATCATGCACGTGGTGGGCGAAGCTAACGCCTATATCGCGGAGCAGGAGCCGTGGAAGCTGGCCAAGGACGACGACCAGCGCGAGCGTCTGGCCACCGTGTTGTGGACCGCGCTGCAGGTAGTGTCTGACTGCAATATGATGCTCACCCCGTACCTGCCACACACGGCGCAAAAGGTCCACGAGACCCTTGGTCGCGACGGCGAGTGGGCGGCCAGCCCGCGCATCGAAGAAGTCGTGGACGACGCCCCTGTCGAGGTCGTCGGCGTCGGTGTACCGGAGGAGGGGCAGACCTACCCCGTCATCACCGGTGATTACACGCAGCAGCAGGCGGTGTGGAAGCGTATCGACGCCGTGCCAGGCACCCCGTTGTCCAAGCCTAAGCCGCTGGTCAGCAAGCTGGATCCCGAATTGGCAGAAACCGGCCCCGAGTGGGCGCCCGTTCAGGGCAACGAAGCTTAA